From Microbacterium sp. YJN-G, a single genomic window includes:
- a CDS encoding mechanosensitive ion channel family protein produces the protein MNMLPLTTETPAPDAPDTGWWTGALDTLLFIGGKALTVALIIASCVVIAFVLRLVIRRVVQRIVNSAKSKAKVDDTQALERSPLADMRLVQRTRTLGSILQNIVNVMLVVIALVLIVNALTPTLLGSLTLLTAAIGAGLGFGAQNIVKDVLNGIFLVAEDQIGIGDVVDLGLASGVVEYVSVRVTQVRDVNGTLWYVRNGEVTRIGNMSQGWARAIVDLGVQPDADLDLVEATMLETAQGLAKDPKWRTRIIERPEVWGLESIDGDALVVRVVMKTRANAMDDVAQELRRRLRAALAEKDVIVPRMTSVTLSGLDGARRVRGANPPKTRPNPVTGVPPVAERGIWRRKKPGEKPGDQEGGVK, from the coding sequence ATGAACATGCTGCCCCTGACGACCGAGACGCCGGCTCCCGACGCACCCGATACGGGCTGGTGGACGGGTGCTCTCGACACGCTGCTGTTCATCGGCGGCAAGGCCCTGACGGTGGCACTGATCATCGCCTCGTGCGTGGTCATCGCCTTCGTGCTGCGCCTGGTCATCCGCCGGGTCGTCCAGCGCATCGTCAACAGCGCCAAGTCCAAGGCCAAGGTCGATGACACGCAGGCGCTGGAGCGCTCACCGCTGGCCGACATGCGTCTGGTGCAGCGCACCCGCACGCTCGGCTCGATCCTGCAGAACATCGTCAACGTGATGCTCGTGGTGATCGCGCTCGTGCTCATCGTCAACGCCCTCACCCCCACCCTGCTCGGCTCTCTCACCCTGCTGACGGCCGCGATCGGCGCCGGCCTCGGCTTCGGCGCGCAGAACATCGTCAAGGACGTGCTCAACGGCATCTTCCTCGTCGCCGAGGATCAGATCGGCATCGGCGATGTGGTCGACCTCGGTCTGGCCTCGGGCGTGGTCGAGTACGTCAGCGTGCGCGTCACGCAGGTGCGCGATGTGAACGGCACGCTCTGGTACGTGCGCAACGGCGAGGTCACGCGCATCGGCAACATGTCTCAGGGCTGGGCCCGTGCAATCGTCGACCTCGGCGTGCAGCCGGATGCCGACCTCGACCTCGTCGAGGCGACCATGCTCGAGACGGCCCAGGGCCTCGCGAAGGACCCGAAGTGGCGCACCCGCATCATCGAGCGCCCGGAAGTCTGGGGGCTGGAGTCGATCGACGGCGACGCCCTCGTGGTGCGCGTCGTGATGAAGACCCGTGCCAACGCGATGGACGACGTCGCGCAGGAGCTGCGGCGCAGGCTCCGCGCGGCGCTGGCGGAGAAGGACGTGATCGTCCCGCGCATGACATCCGTCACCCTCTCGGGCCTCGACGGGGCGCGGCGGGTGCGCGGCGCCAACCCGCCGAAGACCCGGCCGAACCCGGTCACCGGCGTGCCGCCCGTGGCGGAGCGCGGAATCTGGCGGCGGAAGAAACCGGGCGAGAAGCCCGGGGATCAGGAAGGGGGCGTGAAGTGA
- a CDS encoding ribose-5-phosphate isomerase has protein sequence MRIHIATDHAGLDFSTRLQDHLRSAGHEVVDHGPVEYDALDDYPAFCIRAAQAVVADQTAGVEALGVVFGGSGNGEQIAANKVDGIRAALVWNTSTAELAREHNDANVISIGARQHSFEEVISFIETFIATPFPGDERHVRRIGQIADYERDGSLLPDPRGGGNGSAEGRD, from the coding sequence ATGCGCATCCACATCGCCACCGACCACGCCGGCCTCGACTTCTCGACCCGTCTGCAGGATCACCTGCGCTCCGCCGGGCACGAGGTCGTCGACCACGGACCCGTGGAGTACGACGCGCTGGACGACTACCCGGCGTTCTGCATCCGCGCCGCGCAGGCAGTCGTCGCCGACCAGACCGCCGGCGTCGAGGCACTCGGCGTGGTCTTCGGCGGGTCGGGCAACGGCGAGCAGATCGCCGCGAACAAGGTCGACGGGATCCGTGCCGCACTGGTGTGGAACACCTCCACCGCCGAGCTGGCACGCGAGCACAACGACGCGAACGTGATCTCGATCGGCGCGCGTCAGCACAGCTTCGAAGAGGTCATCTCGTTCATCGAGACCTTCATCGCCACGCCGTTCCCCGGTGACGAGCGGCACGTGCGCCGCATCGGCCAGATCGCCGACTACGAGCGCGACGGCTCGCTGCTGCCCGACCCTCGCGGGGGAGGGAACGGCTCAGCCGAAGGGCGCGACTGA
- the pepN gene encoding aminopeptidase N: MPGENLTRNEAQERRAVIDTQSYEVSLDLTKGAEIFGSRSVVRFTAMPGSFTFIDLIARDVREISLNGEQIDPTSAFSDSRIALSDLQAENVLIVDADCLYTNTGEGLHRFVDPVDGEVYLYSQFEVPDSRRVFAVFEQPDLKATFQFTVTAPAAWKVVSNSPTPEPIVHDSSTDSGAQQTATWGFEPTPRISSYITALIAGPYESTFSELTSADGRVIPLGVYGRKSLWQHLDADYIFDKTREGFAYFESKFGVPYPFAKYDQLFVPEFNAGAMENAGAVTFTETYVFRSKVTDAVKERRVVTILHELAHMWFGDLVTMKWWNDLWLNESFAEWASTIATAEATEWTEAWTTFNAMEKTWAYRQDQLPSTHPIVAEINDLQDVLVNFDGITYAKGGSVLKQLAAWVGIEAFFAGVSQYFQKHAWGNTELSDLLTELETTSGRELTSWAKKWLETAGVNTLAPVIAEDSSGTISRFAVTQTAPADYPTIRPHRLGIGFYELEGDALVRTHYVEVDIDGDRTEIPELQGLKRPDMVLLNDKDLAYAKIRLDERSLATAIAHLSDISDPLARSLVWGAAWDQTRDAETAASDYIDLVLGNIGRETESTTVRTTLAQLQLAASSYVAPENRAAAREKVADGLWALAQHAESGSDSQLQLVTAFANTLVTPEHAGIIGRLRSGEETLPGLEIDADLSWQLLIGLAAAGATDAATIDAALAADNTSKGAEFAAQARAAMPTAEAKQAAWSSLIDSDDQPNTIVRSTALGFVHPSGVAVLGDFIPKYFDMLVPIWHERTYQIADYLIVGLFPRSLASVELRDATRAWLSSNQDAAPALRRLVHENLADVERALAAQARDADD; encoded by the coding sequence GTGCCTGGAGAAAACCTCACCCGTAATGAAGCGCAGGAACGCCGCGCGGTCATCGACACGCAGTCCTACGAGGTCTCGCTCGACCTGACCAAGGGCGCCGAGATCTTCGGCTCGCGCAGCGTCGTGCGATTCACCGCGATGCCAGGGAGCTTCACGTTCATCGACCTGATCGCACGCGATGTGCGTGAGATCTCGCTCAACGGCGAGCAGATAGATCCGACGTCGGCTTTCAGCGATTCGCGGATCGCGCTCAGCGATCTGCAGGCCGAGAACGTGCTCATCGTCGACGCGGACTGCCTGTACACGAACACCGGCGAGGGGCTGCACCGCTTCGTCGACCCGGTCGACGGCGAGGTCTACCTGTACTCGCAGTTCGAGGTGCCCGACTCGCGCCGCGTCTTCGCGGTGTTCGAGCAGCCCGACCTGAAGGCGACGTTCCAGTTCACCGTCACCGCCCCCGCGGCGTGGAAGGTCGTCTCGAACTCGCCCACCCCCGAGCCGATCGTGCACGACTCGTCCACCGACTCGGGCGCCCAGCAGACCGCGACGTGGGGCTTCGAGCCGACCCCGCGGATCTCCTCGTACATCACGGCGCTCATCGCAGGCCCCTACGAGTCGACGTTCTCGGAGCTCACCAGCGCCGACGGCCGCGTCATCCCGCTCGGCGTCTACGGTCGCAAGAGCCTGTGGCAGCACCTGGATGCCGACTACATCTTCGACAAGACGCGCGAGGGCTTCGCCTACTTCGAGTCGAAGTTCGGCGTGCCGTACCCGTTCGCCAAGTACGACCAGCTCTTCGTGCCGGAGTTCAACGCCGGCGCCATGGAGAACGCCGGTGCGGTCACGTTCACCGAGACCTACGTCTTCCGCAGCAAGGTGACCGACGCGGTCAAGGAGCGCCGCGTCGTCACGATCCTGCACGAGCTGGCCCACATGTGGTTCGGCGACCTGGTCACCATGAAGTGGTGGAACGACCTGTGGCTGAACGAGTCGTTCGCCGAGTGGGCGTCGACGATCGCCACCGCCGAGGCGACCGAGTGGACCGAGGCGTGGACCACGTTCAACGCCATGGAGAAGACCTGGGCGTACCGCCAGGACCAGCTGCCCTCCACGCATCCGATCGTCGCCGAGATCAACGACCTGCAGGACGTGCTGGTCAACTTCGACGGCATCACCTACGCCAAGGGCGGGTCGGTGCTCAAGCAGCTCGCCGCCTGGGTGGGCATCGAGGCCTTCTTCGCCGGTGTGTCGCAGTACTTCCAGAAGCACGCCTGGGGCAACACCGAGCTGAGCGACCTGCTCACCGAGCTCGAGACCACCAGCGGCCGCGAGCTGACCAGCTGGGCGAAGAAGTGGCTCGAGACCGCCGGTGTCAACACGCTCGCGCCGGTGATCGCCGAGGACTCGTCGGGCACGATCAGCCGCTTCGCGGTGACCCAGACCGCACCCGCCGACTACCCCACGATCCGTCCCCACCGCCTCGGCATCGGGTTCTACGAGCTCGAGGGCGACGCGCTGGTGCGCACGCACTACGTCGAGGTCGACATCGACGGCGACCGCACCGAGATCCCCGAGCTGCAGGGCCTGAAGCGCCCCGACATGGTGCTGCTGAACGACAAGGACCTCGCCTACGCGAAGATCCGCCTCGACGAGCGCTCGCTGGCGACCGCGATCGCCCACCTGTCCGACATCAGCGACCCGCTCGCCCGCTCGCTGGTGTGGGGCGCGGCCTGGGATCAGACGCGCGACGCCGAGACCGCGGCATCCGACTACATCGATCTCGTGCTCGGCAACATCGGCCGCGAGACCGAGTCGACCACGGTGCGCACCACACTCGCCCAGCTGCAGCTCGCCGCGTCGTCGTACGTGGCGCCCGAGAACCGGGCGGCCGCGCGCGAGAAGGTCGCCGACGGATTGTGGGCCCTCGCGCAGCACGCCGAGAGCGGCAGCGACAGCCAGTTGCAGCTGGTCACTGCGTTCGCGAACACGCTCGTCACCCCCGAGCACGCCGGCATCATCGGGCGCCTGCGCTCGGGTGAGGAGACGCTGCCCGGTCTCGAGATCGACGCCGACCTGTCGTGGCAGCTGCTGATCGGCCTCGCCGCAGCCGGCGCCACGGACGCCGCGACGATCGACGCCGCCCTCGCCGCCGACAACACGTCGAAGGGCGCCGAGTTCGCCGCACAGGCCCGCGCGGCGATGCCGACCGCCGAGGCGAAGCAGGCCGCCTGGTCGTCGCTGATCGACTCCGATGACCAGCCGAACACGATCGTGCGCTCGACGGCGCTCGGATTCGTGCACCCCTCGGGTGTCGCGGTGCTCGGCGACTTCATCCCGAAGTACTTCGACATGCTGGTGCCGATCTGGCACGAGCGCACCTACCAGATCGCGGACTACCTGATCGTCGGCCTGTTCCCGCGCTCGCTCGCGAGCGTCGAACTGCGCGATGCGACCCGCGCCTGGCTGTCGTCGAACCAGGATGCCGCGCCTGCGCTGCGTCGTCTGGTGCACGAGAACCTCGCCGATGTCGAGCGCGCACTGGCCGCGCAGGCCCGCGACGCGGACGACTGA
- a CDS encoding ferrochelatase has product MADVKSTDPDAVPHASPAAAGGDAFIEQPVAYDAILLAGFGGPEGQDDVIPFLRNVTRGRGIPDERLEEVAHHYRHFGGVSPINGQNRALKAALEAELAARSIDLPVYWGNRNWAPLLEDAVAEAAGNGDTTLLAFATSAYSSFSSCRQYREDFSRVLDGSPYDGVVTIDKIRPFYDHPGFVQTFVEGVHDAVAGFLADGLAPESVHVLFSTHSIPTADADRSGPRDVEWGEGGAYAAQHEAVAAWVMDRVTQLLPSAASVAWELVYQSRSGPPSQPWLEPDVCDVIGELQDRGRQAVIVVPVGFMSDHMEVLWDLDTEAKDAAEQAGLRFVRTPTPGVSPAFVAGIVDLIQERLEGRPAADRAHVTSVGGSFDICRPGCCENVRAGFKPAAAGIAP; this is encoded by the coding sequence ATTGCAGATGTGAAGAGCACTGACCCGGATGCCGTCCCGCACGCCTCTCCTGCAGCGGCCGGGGGTGATGCGTTCATCGAGCAGCCCGTCGCCTACGACGCCATCCTGCTCGCCGGCTTCGGCGGACCCGAGGGTCAGGACGATGTCATCCCGTTCCTGCGCAATGTGACGCGGGGGCGCGGCATCCCCGACGAGCGGCTCGAGGAGGTGGCGCATCACTACCGCCACTTCGGGGGCGTCAGCCCGATCAACGGGCAGAACCGTGCGCTGAAGGCGGCTCTCGAGGCCGAGCTCGCGGCGCGGTCCATCGACCTGCCGGTGTACTGGGGCAACCGCAACTGGGCGCCGCTGCTCGAGGATGCCGTCGCCGAGGCCGCGGGCAACGGCGACACCACCCTGCTCGCCTTCGCCACCAGCGCCTACAGCTCGTTCTCGAGCTGCCGGCAGTACCGCGAGGACTTCTCCCGCGTGCTCGACGGCTCGCCGTACGACGGCGTCGTGACGATCGACAAGATCCGCCCGTTCTACGACCACCCCGGCTTCGTGCAGACCTTCGTCGAGGGCGTGCACGACGCGGTCGCCGGGTTCCTCGCCGACGGCCTCGCCCCCGAGTCCGTGCACGTGCTGTTCTCCACCCACAGCATCCCCACCGCCGACGCGGACCGCTCCGGCCCGCGCGACGTGGAGTGGGGCGAGGGCGGCGCATACGCGGCGCAGCACGAGGCGGTCGCCGCCTGGGTCATGGACCGGGTCACTCAGCTGCTGCCGTCGGCGGCATCCGTCGCCTGGGAACTCGTCTACCAGTCCCGCTCCGGCCCGCCCTCGCAGCCCTGGCTCGAGCCCGACGTCTGCGACGTCATCGGCGAACTCCAGGATCGAGGACGGCAGGCCGTCATCGTCGTACCGGTCGGTTTCATGAGCGACCACATGGAGGTGCTCTGGGATCTCGACACCGAGGCGAAGGATGCCGCCGAGCAGGCCGGGCTCCGTTTCGTCCGCACGCCCACCCCGGGCGTGTCGCCCGCCTTCGTCGCGGGCATCGTCGACCTCATCCAGGAGCGGCTCGAGGGGAGGCCGGCGGCCGACCGTGCGCACGTCACCTCGGTGGGCGGCTCGTTCGACATCTGCCGTCCCGGATGCTGCGAGAACGTGCGCGCCGGGTTCAAGCCCGCCGCGGCCGGCATCGCCCCGTAA